A single region of the Cynocephalus volans isolate mCynVol1 chromosome 12, mCynVol1.pri, whole genome shotgun sequence genome encodes:
- the PFDN5 gene encoding prefoldin subunit 5 isoform X1, with product MAQSVNITELNLPQLEMLKNQLDQEVEFLSTSIAQLKVVQTKYVEAKDCLNVLNKSNEGKELLVPLTSSMYVPGKLHDVEHVLIDVGTGYYVEKTAEDAKDFFKRKIDFLTKQMEKIQPALQEKHAMKQAVMEMMSQKIQQLTALGAAQAAAKA from the exons ATGGCGCAGTCGGTTAACATCACCGAGCTGAATCTGCCGCAGCTAGAAATGCTCAAGAACCAGCTGGACCAG GAAGTGGAGTTCTTGTCCACGTCCATTGCTCAGCTCAAGGTGGTACAGACCAAGTATGTGGAAGCCAAGGACTGTCTGAACGTGCTAAACAAGAGCAACGAGG GGAAAGAATTACTCGTCCCACTGACGAGTTCT ATGTATGTTCCTGGGAAGCTACATGACGTGGAACATGTGCTCATCGACGTGGGAACCGGCTACTATGTAGAGAAG ACAGCTGAGGATGCCAAAGACTTCTTCAAGAGGAAAATAGACTTCCTCACCAAGCAAATGGAGAAAATTCAGCCCGCTCTGCAGGAGAAGCATGCCATGAAACAGG CTGTCATGGAAATGATGAGCCAGAAGATTCAGCAGCTTACAGCCCTGGGGGCAGCTCAGGCTGCCGCCAAGGCCTGA
- the MYG1 gene encoding MYG1 exonuclease, with amino-acid sequence MGHGFLRGLLAWSLRPPPLRIRRCMLGPESTPPPKRPRSKLMAPPRIGTHNGTFHCDEALACALLRLLPEYQDAEIVRTRDPEKLASCDIVVDVGGEYDPQRHRYDHHQRSFTETMSSLSPGKPWQTKLSSAGLIYLHFGHKLLAQLLGTSEEDSVVGTLYDKMYENFVEEIDAVDNGISQWEEGEPRYVLTTTLSARVARLNPTWNQPYQDTESGFKRAMDLVQEEFLQRLDFYQHSWLPARALVEEALAQRFQVDLSGEIVELAKGGCPWKEHLYHLESVLSPPVVTFVIYTDQGGQWRVQCVPKEPHSFQSRLPLPEPWRGLRDKALDQVSGIPGCIFVHASGFIGGHQTREGALSMARATLAQRPVPTPPTNPSVQ; translated from the exons ATGGGCCACGGCTTCTTGCGCGGTCTCTTAGCGTGGTCGCTGCGGCCTCCACCCCTCCGAATCCGGCGCTGCATGCTCGGCCCAGagtccaccccaccccccaaacgaCCCCGAAGCAAGTTAATGGCACCGCCTCGAATCGGGACACATAACGGCACCTTCCACTGCGACGAGGCGCTGGCATGCGCATTGCTTCGCCTCCTGCCGGAGTATCAG GATGCAGAGATTGTGCGGACCCGGGACCCCGAAAAACTAGCTTCGTGTGACATCGTGGTGGACGTGGGTGGCGAGTATGACCCTCAGAGACACCGATATGACCATCACCAGAG GTCTTTCACAGAGACCATGAGCTCCCTGTCCCCTGGGAAGCCTTGGCAGACCAAGCTGAGCAGTGCGGGACTCATCTATCTGCACTTCGGGCACAAGCTCCTGGCCCAGTTGCTGGGCACTAGTGAAGAGGACAGCGTGGTGGGCACCCTCTATGACAAG ATGTACGAGAACTTCGTGGAGGAGATTGATGCTGTGGACAATGGGATCTCCCAGTGGGAAGAGGGGGAGCCTAGATATGTACTGACCACTACACTGAGTGCCCGGGTTGCTCGACTTAATCCCACCTGGAACCAGCCCTACCAAGACACTGAG TCAGGGTTCAAGCGTGCAATGGATCTGGTTCAAGAGGAGTTTCTGCAGAGACTAGACTTCTACCAGCACAGCTGGCTACCGGCCCGGGCTTTGGTAGAAGAGGCCCTAGCCCAGCGATTCCAG GTGGACCTAAGTGGAGAGATAGTAGAATTGGCAAAAGGTGGATGCCCCTGGAAGGAACATCTCTATCACCTGGAATCTGTGCTGTCCCCCCCGGTGGTCACCTTTGTTATCTATACTGACCAAGGTGGACAGTGGCGGGTACAATGTGTGCCCAAGGAGCCCCACTCATTTCAAAGCAG GCTGCCTCTGCCAGAGCCATGGCGGGGTCTTCGGGACAAAGCACTGGACCAGGTCAGTGGGATCCCTGGCTGCATCTTCGTCCATGCCAGTGGCTTCATTGGTGGGCACCAAACCCGAGAAGGTGCCTTGAGCATGGCCCGTGCTACCTTGGCACAGCGCCCAGTGCCTACGCCTCCCACAAATCCCTCGGTTCAATAA
- the AAAS gene encoding aladin: protein MCSLGLFPPPPPRGQVTLYEHNNELVTGNSYESQPPDFRGQWINLPVLHLTKDPLKTPGRLDHGTRTAFIHHREQVWKRCINIWRDVGLFGVLNEIANSEEEVFEWVKTASSWALALCRWASSLHGSLFPHLSLRSEDLIAEFAQVTNWSSCCLRVFAWHPHTNKFAVALLDDSIRVYNANSTIVPSLKHRLQRNVAALAWKPLSASVLAVACQSCILIWTLDPTSLSTRPSSGCAQVLSHPGHTPVTSLAWAPSGGRLLSASPVDAAILVWDVSTETCVPLPWFRGGGVTNLLWSPDGSKVLATTPSAVFRVWEAQMWTCERWPTLSGRCQTGCWSPDGNRLLFAVLGEPLIYSLSFPERCGEGKGRVGGAKSATIVADLSETTIQTPDGEERLGGEAHSMVWDPSGERLAVLMKGNPRVKEGKPVILLFRTRNNPVFELLPCGIIQGEPGAQAQLITFHPSFNKGALLSVCWSTGRIAHIPLYFVNAQFPRFSPVLGRAQEPPAGGGGSIHDLPLFTETSPISAPWDPLPGPPPAHPHSPHSHL from the exons ATGTGCTCTCTAGGGTTGTTTCCTCCACCTCCGCCTAGGGGTCAAGTCACCCTATATGAGCACAATAATGAGCTGGTGACAGGCAATAGCTATGAGAGCCAGCCTCCTGACTTCCGGGGCCAG TGGATCAATCTTCCTGTCCTACACCTGACCAAGGATCCCCTGAAGACCCCTGGGAGGCTAGACCATGGCACAAGAACTGCCTTCATCCATCACCGGGAGCAAGTGTGGAAGAGATGCATCAACATTTG GCGTGATGTGGGCCTTTTTGGAGTACTGAATGAAATTGCAAATTCAGAGGAAGAGG TGTTTGAGTGGGTGAAGACGGCATCCAGCTGGGCCTTGGCACTCTGTCGATGGGCCTCCTCCCTCCATGGGtccctgtttccccatctgtct CTCAGGAGTGAAGATCTGATTGCTGAATTTGCCCAAGTCACAAATTG GTCCAGCTGCTGCTTGCGGGTCTTTGCATGGCACCCCCACACCAACAAGTTTGCAGTGGCCCTGCTAGATGACTCAATCCGTGTGTATAATGCCAACAG CACTATAGTTCCCTCTCTGAAGCACCGGCTGCAGCGAAATGTGGCGGCTCTGGCCTGGAAGCCCCTCAGTGCGTCTGTCTTGGCTGTGGCCTGCCAGAGCTGCATTCTCATCTGGACCCTGGACCCTACCTCCTTGTCTACCCG ACCCTCTTCTGGCTGTGCCCAGGTGCTGTCTCACCCCGGGCACACACCTGTCACCAGCTTGGCCTGGGCCCCCAGCGGGGGGCGGCTGCTCTCAGCTTCACCTGTGGATGCTGCTATCCTG GTATGGGATGTGTCAACAGAGACCTGTGTCCCCCTTCCCTGGTTTCGAGGTGGTGGGGTTACCAACCTGCTCTGGTCCCCAGATGGCAGCAAAGTCTTGGCTACCACTCCTTCAGCTGTCTTTCG AGTCTGGGAGGCCCAGATGTGGACTTGTGAGAGATGGCCTACTTTGTCAGGGCGTTGTCAG ACTGGCTGCTGGAGCCCAGATGGAAACCGACTACTGTTCGCTGTATTGGGGGAACCACTGATTTACTCCTTGTCATTCCCAGAACGTTGTG GTGAGGGAAAGGGGCGCGTTGGAGGTGCGAAGTCAGCAACGATTGTGGCAGATCTCTCTGAGACAACAATACAGACGCCAgatggtgaggagag GCTTGGGGGAGAGGCCCATTCCATGGTCTGGGACCCCAGTGGGGAGCGTCTGGCTGTACTCATGAAAG GAAATCCACGGGTAAAGGAAGGTAAACCAGTCATCCTCCTTTTTCGCACTAGAAACAACCCTGTGTTTGAGCTACTCCCCTG TGGCATCATCCAGGGGGAGCCAGGAGCCCAGGCCCAGCTCATCACTTTCCACCCTTCCTTCAATAAAGGAGCTCTGCTCAGTGTG TGCTGGTCCACAGGCCGAATTGCCCACATCCCTCTGTACTTTGTCAATGCCCAGTTTCCACGTTTTAGCCCTGTGCTTGGACGGGCCCAAGAGCCTCCAGCTGGGGGTGGAGGTTCTATTCACGACCTGCCCCTATTTACTGAAACATCCCCTATCTCTGCCCCTTGGGACCCTCTCCCAGGGCCACCACCTGCTCATCCCCACTCCCCTCACTCCCACCTCTaa
- the PFDN5 gene encoding prefoldin subunit 5 isoform X2 yields MAQSVNITELNLPQLEMLKNQLDQMYVPGKLHDVEHVLIDVGTGYYVEKTAEDAKDFFKRKIDFLTKQMEKIQPALQEKHAMKQAVMEMMSQKIQQLTALGAAQAAAKA; encoded by the exons ATGGCGCAGTCGGTTAACATCACCGAGCTGAATCTGCCGCAGCTAGAAATGCTCAAGAACCAGCTGGACCAG ATGTATGTTCCTGGGAAGCTACATGACGTGGAACATGTGCTCATCGACGTGGGAACCGGCTACTATGTAGAGAAG ACAGCTGAGGATGCCAAAGACTTCTTCAAGAGGAAAATAGACTTCCTCACCAAGCAAATGGAGAAAATTCAGCCCGCTCTGCAGGAGAAGCATGCCATGAAACAGG CTGTCATGGAAATGATGAGCCAGAAGATTCAGCAGCTTACAGCCCTGGGGGCAGCTCAGGCTGCCGCCAAGGCCTGA